A stretch of the Epinephelus fuscoguttatus linkage group LG2, E.fuscoguttatus.final_Chr_v1 genome encodes the following:
- the senp8 gene encoding sentrin-specific protease 8 isoform X1 → MTDTLCWRMDPVVLSYQDSLLRRSDVSLLEGPYWLNDQVIGFAFEYFAAERFRVLGDTITFISPEVTQFIKCASCPDELALFLEPLDLASRHWVFLAVNDNSNQTAGGSHWSLLVYHHNSNHFAHYDSQNGSNSLHARRIASKLEPFLGAGRKALFVEEPCPSQQNSYDCGMYVICIAEALCEKARVEGSPRLPVQIITPAYITQKRAEWCRLIQSLAQNDLCCSLSFP, encoded by the exons ATG aCTGACACTCTGTGTTGGAGGATGGACCCTGTAGTGCTGAGCTACCAGGACAGCCTGTTGCGGCGCTCTGACGTGTCCCTGCTGGAGGGACCTTACTGGCTCAACGACCAAGTCATTGGTTTCGCCTTCGAGTACTTTGCTGCTGAGCGCTTCAGAGTCCTGGGGGACACCATCACCTTCATCAGCCCAGAGGTCACCCAGTTCATCAAGTGTGCTTCCTGTCCCGATGAGTTGGCCCTGTTCCTGGAGCCGCTGGATCTCGCCTCTCGTCACTGGGTCTTCCTAGCCGTTAATGACAACTCCAACCAGACCGCCGGGGGATCCCACTGGAGCCTTCTGGTCTACCACCACAACTCCAACCACTTTGCACACTATGACTCTCAAAACGGCAGCAACTCGCTGCACGCGCGGCGCATCGCCAGCAAGTTAGAGCCTTTCTTGGGCGCAGGGAGAAAAGCGCTGTTCGTGGAGGAGCCCTGCCCGTCGCAGCAGAACAGCTATGACTGCGGCATGTATGTTATCTGTATCGCTGAGGCCTTGTGTGAGAAGGCCAGGGTGGAGGGCTCCCCACGCCTTCCTGTGCAAATCATCACCCCAGCCTACATCACCCAGAAGAGGGCTGAATGGTGCAGACTGATCCAGAGTCTAGCTCAGAACGACCTCTGCTGCTCGCTGTCTTTTCCTTAG
- the senp8 gene encoding sentrin-specific protease 8 isoform X2, with amino-acid sequence MDPVVLSYQDSLLRRSDVSLLEGPYWLNDQVIGFAFEYFAAERFRVLGDTITFISPEVTQFIKCASCPDELALFLEPLDLASRHWVFLAVNDNSNQTAGGSHWSLLVYHHNSNHFAHYDSQNGSNSLHARRIASKLEPFLGAGRKALFVEEPCPSQQNSYDCGMYVICIAEALCEKARVEGSPRLPVQIITPAYITQKRAEWCRLIQSLAQNDLCCSLSFP; translated from the coding sequence ATGGACCCTGTAGTGCTGAGCTACCAGGACAGCCTGTTGCGGCGCTCTGACGTGTCCCTGCTGGAGGGACCTTACTGGCTCAACGACCAAGTCATTGGTTTCGCCTTCGAGTACTTTGCTGCTGAGCGCTTCAGAGTCCTGGGGGACACCATCACCTTCATCAGCCCAGAGGTCACCCAGTTCATCAAGTGTGCTTCCTGTCCCGATGAGTTGGCCCTGTTCCTGGAGCCGCTGGATCTCGCCTCTCGTCACTGGGTCTTCCTAGCCGTTAATGACAACTCCAACCAGACCGCCGGGGGATCCCACTGGAGCCTTCTGGTCTACCACCACAACTCCAACCACTTTGCACACTATGACTCTCAAAACGGCAGCAACTCGCTGCACGCGCGGCGCATCGCCAGCAAGTTAGAGCCTTTCTTGGGCGCAGGGAGAAAAGCGCTGTTCGTGGAGGAGCCCTGCCCGTCGCAGCAGAACAGCTATGACTGCGGCATGTATGTTATCTGTATCGCTGAGGCCTTGTGTGAGAAGGCCAGGGTGGAGGGCTCCCCACGCCTTCCTGTGCAAATCATCACCCCAGCCTACATCACCCAGAAGAGGGCTGAATGGTGCAGACTGATCCAGAGTCTAGCTCAGAACGACCTCTGCTGCTCGCTGTCTTTTCCTTAG